A single genomic interval of Chryseobacterium paludis harbors:
- the gyrA gene encoding DNA gyrase subunit A: MQKEGERLIPINIVDEMKSSYIDYSMSVIVSRALPDVRDGLKPVHRRVLYGMYGLGVFSNRKYLKSARIVGDVLGKYHPHGDSSVYDAMVRMAQPWSLRYPQVDGQGNFGSMDGDPPAAMRYTEARLKKISDDILSDLDKETVDFQNNFDDSMTEPTVMPTKIPNLLVNGTSGIAVGMATNMAPHNLSEAVDAITAYIDNKEITIDELMQHIIAPDFPTGGIIYGYDGVRDAFHTGRGRVVLRAKVNFEEIGNRNAIIVTEIPYQVNKAEMIARTAELVKDEKIPGIYEIRDESDRKGLRIVYELKNDAIPNVVLNLLYKYTSLQTSFSVNNIALVHGRPEQLNLKDIIHHFVEHRHEVVIRRTQYELKKAKERAHILEGFMKVIGTQDSLDKAISIIRHSANPQAAKEGLIQEFDLSEIQAQAILDLRLARLTGMELDKIRDEYDAIMKEIQNLEDILANESRRFEIIKEELLEVKEKYGDERRTEIDYSGGEMSIEDIIPNDAVVLTISHAGYIKRTSLSEYKIQSRGGVGNRAATTRDEDFLEYIVSATNHQYMLFFTEKGKCYWLRVFEIPEGSKTAKGRAVQNLINIEPDDKIKAYIRTNDLKDTEYINQMSVVMITKNGTIKKTSLEAYSRPRVNGINAIEIRDNDQLLGAWLTNGTSQIMIATKNGKCIRFPEEKVREVGRGSIGVRGITMEDSDEVIGMIVVNDVENETVLVVSEKGYGKRTAVEDYRITNRGGKGVITLNITEKTGNLIAIQNVTDEDGLMIINKSGVAIRMNMDEMRVMGRNTQGVRMINLKKNDEIAAIAKVAMDKDVEEELEENLEGAETTQDSGTEANVTPQLENNSENDKPAEDAENSDSEE, encoded by the coding sequence ATGCAAAAAGAAGGAGAAAGACTAATTCCTATCAACATTGTTGATGAAATGAAGTCATCTTATATCGATTATTCGATGTCAGTTATCGTTTCAAGAGCGTTACCTGACGTAAGAGATGGCTTAAAACCCGTTCATAGAAGAGTACTTTATGGTATGTATGGATTGGGGGTTTTTTCTAATAGAAAATACTTAAAATCTGCGAGAATTGTTGGAGATGTTTTAGGTAAATATCATCCACATGGAGACTCTTCTGTATATGATGCAATGGTTAGAATGGCACAGCCTTGGAGTTTACGATATCCTCAGGTTGATGGTCAGGGTAACTTTGGATCTATGGATGGTGACCCACCGGCGGCAATGCGTTATACTGAAGCCAGACTAAAGAAAATTTCTGATGATATACTTTCAGACTTGGACAAAGAAACTGTTGATTTTCAGAATAATTTTGATGATAGCATGACGGAACCTACCGTGATGCCTACAAAAATTCCAAATCTTTTAGTTAATGGAACTTCTGGTATCGCTGTTGGGATGGCAACGAATATGGCGCCGCATAACTTATCGGAAGCTGTAGATGCAATCACGGCATACATTGATAATAAGGAAATTACCATTGATGAATTGATGCAGCATATCATTGCTCCTGATTTTCCAACAGGTGGGATTATTTATGGGTACGATGGGGTGAGAGATGCGTTCCACACAGGAAGAGGAAGGGTTGTTCTTAGAGCGAAAGTTAATTTCGAAGAAATAGGAAACAGAAATGCTATTATCGTTACTGAAATTCCTTATCAGGTAAATAAAGCAGAAATGATCGCCAGAACAGCTGAACTGGTTAAAGATGAGAAAATTCCCGGAATTTATGAGATAAGAGATGAATCCGACAGAAAAGGTCTTCGTATCGTTTATGAATTAAAGAATGATGCGATTCCTAATGTAGTATTGAACTTATTATATAAATATACTTCACTTCAGACCTCTTTTAGTGTTAATAATATTGCTTTGGTACATGGTAGACCTGAGCAGTTGAACTTAAAAGATATTATCCATCATTTTGTAGAACACAGACATGAGGTGGTTATCAGAAGAACTCAGTATGAGCTTAAGAAAGCTAAGGAAAGAGCACATATCTTAGAGGGCTTCATGAAAGTGATAGGAACTCAGGATTCATTGGATAAAGCTATCTCAATTATCCGTCACAGTGCAAATCCCCAAGCTGCTAAAGAAGGCTTAATTCAGGAGTTTGATCTTTCTGAAATTCAGGCTCAGGCAATTCTTGATCTTCGTTTGGCTCGTTTAACGGGAATGGAACTTGATAAGATCCGCGATGAGTACGATGCTATCATGAAAGAAATTCAGAATTTAGAAGATATTTTAGCAAACGAAAGCAGAAGATTCGAAATTATTAAAGAAGAATTACTTGAAGTAAAAGAGAAATACGGTGACGAAAGAAGAACTGAAATAGATTATTCAGGAGGAGAAATGTCAATTGAAGATATTATTCCGAATGATGCTGTGGTTCTTACTATTTCTCATGCTGGATATATCAAAAGAACTTCTCTTTCGGAATATAAAATTCAAAGTAGAGGTGGTGTAGGAAACAGAGCAGCTACGACAAGAGATGAAGATTTCTTAGAGTATATTGTTTCTGCAACCAATCACCAGTATATGTTATTCTTTACGGAAAAAGGAAAATGTTATTGGTTAAGGGTATTTGAAATTCCTGAAGGTTCTAAAACAGCAAAAGGCAGAGCAGTTCAGAATTTGATCAATATTGAGCCGGATGATAAGATTAAAGCATACATCCGTACTAACGATCTTAAAGATACTGAGTATATAAATCAAATGAGCGTTGTGATGATTACTAAAAATGGTACCATCAAAAAAACGTCTCTCGAAGCATATTCAAGACCAAGAGTAAATGGTATCAATGCTATTGAGATCAGAGATAATGACCAGTTGTTAGGCGCATGGTTAACGAATGGTACTTCACAGATTATGATTGCTACTAAAAATGGTAAATGTATCCGTTTCCCAGAAGAAAAAGTAAGAGAAGTAGGAAGGGGTTCTATTGGGGTTCGTGGTATTACTATGGAGGATAGTGATGAGGTAATTGGTATGATTGTTGTGAACGATGTAGAAAATGAAACCGTTTTAGTAGTTTCTGAAAAAGGATACGGTAAGAGAACTGCCGTTGAAGATTATAGAATTACCAACAGAGGTGGAAAAGGAGTTATCACGCTGAATATTACTGAAAAAACCGGAAATCTTATCGCAATTCAGAACGTAACAGATGAAGATGGATTAATGATTATCAATAAATCTGGTGTTGCAATCCGTATGAATATGGATGAAATGAGAGTAATGGGTAGAAATACTCAGGGAGTGAGAATGATCAATCTTAAGAAAAATGATGAAATTGCAGCAATTGCAAAAGTAGCTATGGATAAAGATGTAGAGGAAGAATTAGAGGAAAATTTAGAAGGAGCGGAAACTACGCAAGATAGCGGTACAGAAGCAAATGTAACACCACAATTAGAGAATAATTCAGAAAATGATAAACCAGCAGAAGACGCTGAAAATTCTGATTCTGAAGAATAA
- a CDS encoding Crp/Fnr family transcriptional regulator has translation MNRLREHIEEVIPLTDEEFDRIQTFFTLKNVRKNQFLVNEADEVKFEFLALNGIYKVFYIDENGKEHILQFAKKNWWMTDYVGFFKQKNATMFVECLKDGQVLCLTLEGREKLALEFHKMEHFFRVKLTNGYIALQQRITLLLSSTPQQRYEEFSKLYPDLILEIPKKYVAEYLGVSRETLSRLYVNSNKM, from the coding sequence ATGAACAGATTACGCGAGCATATTGAAGAAGTAATTCCTCTTACAGATGAGGAATTTGATCGTATTCAAACCTTCTTTACGTTGAAAAATGTTCGTAAAAATCAATTTTTGGTTAATGAAGCTGACGAAGTGAAGTTTGAATTTTTAGCTTTGAATGGTATCTATAAAGTATTTTACATTGATGAAAACGGTAAGGAGCATATCCTGCAATTTGCTAAAAAAAATTGGTGGATGACAGATTACGTAGGATTTTTCAAACAAAAAAATGCTACTATGTTCGTAGAATGCCTGAAAGATGGCCAGGTTTTATGTCTCACTCTAGAAGGAAGAGAAAAACTTGCTTTAGAATTTCACAAAATGGAACATTTCTTTAGGGTAAAATTAACAAACGGCTACATCGCTCTGCAACAAAGAATAACCCTTCTATTATCAAGTACTCCTCAACAGCGATATGAAGAGTTCTCAAAATTATATCCCGATCTCATCCTTGAAATTCCAAAAAAATATGTAGCAGAATATTTGGGTGTAAGCAGGGAAACATTGAGTAGATTATATGTGAACAGTAATAAAATGTAA
- a CDS encoding DUF421 domain-containing protein → MDPILNVVVRSLCVYLFMVIAIRLFGKNQLSQLNAGDVVLLLLISNAVQNAMVGPDTSLQGGLIAALVLFAANFILKRLMFANPSFETFMEEDPVILIRDGEVDQKALDKVKITKGELEEAIREHGVEKIENVKLSVLEVDGNISVVSEDGQTKQTHYSRIKRKNKRKYL, encoded by the coding sequence GTGGATCCTATTCTTAATGTTGTTGTTCGTTCCCTTTGCGTTTACCTTTTCATGGTAATTGCAATCCGTTTATTTGGTAAAAATCAACTTTCTCAGCTTAATGCAGGAGATGTTGTGTTATTACTTCTTATTTCCAATGCAGTACAAAATGCCATGGTGGGACCTGATACATCTCTCCAGGGAGGGCTTATCGCTGCACTTGTGCTTTTCGCAGCTAATTTTATCTTAAAAAGATTAATGTTTGCAAACCCGTCCTTCGAAACTTTTATGGAGGAAGATCCGGTGATTTTAATAAGGGATGGTGAAGTAGATCAAAAAGCGCTTGATAAAGTGAAAATTACTAAGGGAGAATTAGAAGAGGCAATAAGAGAGCATGGTGTGGAAAAGATAGAAAATGTAAAGCTATCCGTTCTTGAAGTTGATGGAAATATAAGTGTTGTCTCAGAAGATGGTCAAACAAAACAAACTCATTATTCAAGAATAAAACGAAAAAATAAAAGAAAATATCTTTAA
- a CDS encoding putative quinol monooxygenase, with the protein MSQKAVYIYAKWQVKEGKLDTVLYLMKEVAEKSSKEEGNLFYNLHQSQQDENTLILFEGYTDKDAVEIHRNSEYFKNLVLEKIVPLLESREVIVMDKIL; encoded by the coding sequence ATGAGTCAAAAAGCTGTTTATATATACGCCAAATGGCAAGTAAAAGAAGGGAAACTAGACACCGTATTGTATCTCATGAAAGAAGTCGCTGAGAAAAGCTCTAAGGAAGAAGGAAATTTGTTCTATAATCTTCATCAAAGTCAACAAGATGAAAATACATTAATCTTATTTGAAGGTTATACAGATAAAGATGCTGTAGAAATACATCGTAATTCTGAATATTTCAAAAATTTAGTTCTGGAAAAAATCGTTCCATTGCTGGAAAGTAGAGAAGTAATTGTTATGGATAAAATTTTATAG
- a CDS encoding tetratricopeptide repeat protein, with amino-acid sequence MKKLILSIAIISSAFVFGQKKDTNAQLQEANKAAMDAYNAKNYAVAAPKFLEVYNLLKTSGQDDKVYMYYAGLNYALANNVDEAIKIYTELINSGYTGVQTNYTAKEKKTGQVATYDKGTWDMLKKSADYSDFKTEQTPSVEPDLYETLSTLLLNAKKNDEAVAVIEKGLAKFPNNAKLKDFQSTAYYQSGNTDKFVATLKEQLAKNPNDATNWYNLGVMQSKNPASAADAEASFKKAIELKPDFANAYQNLIYSVIGEDEKAVSEINTLRKTKPDDATKLIEARKERFNKALPFAESWYKALPNDVNAVTMLKEIYSITKNQAKMAEMKAKEAELQGKPK; translated from the coding sequence ATGAAAAAGCTAATTTTAAGTATAGCGATTATTTCTTCAGCTTTTGTTTTCGGACAGAAGAAGGATACAAATGCTCAGCTACAAGAAGCTAATAAAGCAGCTATGGATGCATATAATGCGAAAAACTATGCTGTTGCGGCTCCAAAGTTTTTAGAAGTATATAATTTGTTGAAAACCAGTGGCCAGGATGATAAAGTGTATATGTATTATGCAGGTCTTAATTATGCTTTAGCTAACAACGTAGACGAAGCTATTAAAATATATACTGAGTTAATTAATTCAGGATATACTGGAGTTCAGACTAACTATACTGCAAAGGAAAAAAAGACAGGCCAGGTTGCTACTTATGATAAAGGAACTTGGGATATGCTGAAAAAGTCTGCAGATTATTCTGACTTTAAAACTGAGCAAACACCAAGTGTTGAACCTGATTTGTATGAAACTTTATCTACTTTGCTATTAAATGCTAAGAAGAACGATGAAGCTGTTGCAGTTATTGAAAAAGGATTAGCTAAATTTCCTAATAATGCAAAGTTGAAGGATTTCCAAAGTACTGCTTACTATCAGTCAGGAAATACAGATAAATTTGTTGCTACTTTAAAAGAGCAATTAGCAAAAAATCCTAATGATGCTACCAATTGGTATAATTTAGGAGTAATGCAGTCTAAAAATCCTGCAAGTGCAGCTGATGCTGAAGCTTCTTTTAAGAAAGCAATAGAATTGAAACCTGACTTTGCTAATGCTTATCAGAATTTAATTTATTCCGTAATTGGAGAAGATGAAAAAGCGGTAAGTGAAATCAATACACTTAGGAAAACTAAGCCGGATGATGCTACTAAATTAATTGAAGCAAGAAAAGAAAGGTTTAACAAAGCTTTGCCTTTTGCAGAGAGTTGGTATAAAGCTCTTCCTAATGACGTAAATGCTGTTACAATGCTAAAAGAGATTTATAGCATTACTAAAAATCAGGCTAAAATGGCTGAAATGAAAGCTAAAGAAGCTGAACTTCAGGGAAAACCTAAATAG
- a CDS encoding GNAT family N-acetyltransferase, whose translation MNYEIREMLPSDEVRVLEIFQQGIDGGIATFETEAPNREVWNTEFFNDCRWILENENNEVVGWAALKPVSKRECFKGVAEVSIYFDVNYQGKGLGSVLLKKMILDSESHGFWTLQSNIFPENEASIKFHQKNGFRTVGIRKKVGKLNGEWKDLVMLEKRSETVGFD comes from the coding sequence ATGAACTACGAAATCAGAGAAATGCTTCCCAGTGACGAAGTACGTGTTTTAGAAATATTTCAGCAAGGAATAGATGGCGGAATTGCTACTTTTGAAACCGAGGCTCCCAATAGAGAAGTTTGGAACACAGAATTTTTTAACGACTGCAGATGGATTTTGGAAAATGAAAATAATGAGGTAGTTGGTTGGGCAGCCTTAAAACCAGTAAGTAAAAGAGAATGTTTTAAAGGAGTTGCAGAAGTAAGCATTTATTTTGACGTTAATTACCAGGGAAAGGGTTTAGGGTCAGTATTACTTAAAAAGATGATTTTAGACAGCGAAAGCCATGGTTTCTGGACCTTACAGTCTAATATATTTCCTGAAAATGAAGCATCCATAAAATTCCATCAGAAAAATGGATTCAGAACAGTAGGAATTCGTAAAAAAGTTGGAAAACTAAATGGAGAATGGAAAGATCTTGTTATGCTTGAAAAAAGAAGCGAGACAGTAGGTTTTGACTAA
- the uvrA gene encoding excinuclease ABC subunit UvrA, translating to MSKSTEYIEIYGAREHNLKNINVKIPRNELVVITGLSGSGKSSLAFDTIFAEGQRRYIETFSAYARQFLGGLERPDVDKIEGLSPVIAIEQKTTNKNPRSTVGTVTELYDYLRLLYARVSDAYSMASGKRLVSYTEDQILDTIKENYKGEKIMLMAPVVRSRKGHYHELFVQMAKKGYGQARIDGELQDIEYDLKLDRYKTHDIDIVIDRWIIGESASETRMEKSLRTAMEMGEGIIGIQKLGSTDIEYFSKNLMDAETGHSLALPEPNTFSFNSPKGSCPDCKGLGTIKKINTDYFVDNPKLSINQGALLPLEDIKSNKWILAQIKNILEIFGLGLTTAMKDIPEEALEYIYHGCHKEFNKDLKYAGITKKIKINFDGLIPFMEEIIDEKESYEGVLLERHFTTEETCPECNGTRLQPSSLSFKIDGKNIAEVNGLSLSDLKDWLHDIKDKFSEKNKIIAYEILKEIETRLQFLLDVGLDYLSLSRSSKTLSGGESQRIRLATQIGSQLVNVLYILDEPSIGLHQRDNERLIKSLKNLRDIGNSVLVVEHDKDMILEADEVLDIGPRAGKFGGEILWQGKPKDLLKADTITADYINGKRKIEIPEQRRVGNGKNILLKGATGNNLKNVTLDIPLGKLVVVTGISGSGKSSLINGTLYPILNKHFYRAVQEPLPYKKIEGLENIDKIVDVDQAPIGRTPRSNPATYTGMFTDIRNLFAELPESKIRGYKPGRFSFNVKGGRCETCQGGGLKVIEMNFLPDVYVHCETCNGKRFNRETLEVRYKGKSISDVLDMTIDEAVDFFQPIPKIFSRVKTLQDVGLGYITMGQQSTTLSGGEAQRIKLATELAKRQTGNTLYILDEPTTGLHFEDVKILMDAINQLVELGNSFIIIEHNMDVIKLADHIIDVGPEGGKHGGQIVAQGTPEEIIKSKKSLTGKFLKKEF from the coding sequence ATGAGTAAATCAACAGAATATATAGAAATTTACGGTGCTCGAGAGCATAATTTAAAAAATATAAACGTAAAAATTCCACGCAATGAATTGGTAGTAATTACCGGGCTTTCCGGCAGTGGAAAATCATCATTAGCTTTTGATACTATTTTCGCAGAAGGTCAGCGTCGTTATATTGAAACATTTTCAGCATATGCGCGTCAATTTTTAGGAGGTTTGGAGCGTCCTGATGTCGATAAGATCGAAGGGCTTTCTCCTGTAATTGCAATAGAGCAGAAGACCACTAATAAAAATCCACGTTCCACTGTAGGAACAGTTACTGAGCTTTATGATTATCTGCGTTTACTGTATGCAAGGGTGTCGGATGCTTATTCAATGGCTAGTGGAAAAAGATTGGTAAGCTATACGGAAGATCAGATCCTTGATACAATTAAGGAAAATTATAAAGGTGAAAAGATCATGCTGATGGCTCCTGTTGTTCGCTCGAGAAAAGGACATTACCATGAGCTTTTCGTACAGATGGCAAAAAAAGGCTATGGACAGGCAAGAATTGATGGTGAGCTGCAGGATATCGAATATGATCTAAAGCTCGACCGTTATAAAACCCATGATATCGATATCGTTATTGACCGCTGGATTATTGGTGAAAGTGCCTCCGAAACCAGAATGGAGAAATCCCTGAGAACAGCGATGGAGATGGGGGAAGGAATTATTGGAATTCAAAAACTGGGAAGTACGGATATTGAATATTTCTCAAAGAATCTAATGGATGCGGAAACAGGACATTCATTAGCATTACCGGAACCTAATACCTTTTCATTCAATTCCCCTAAAGGAAGCTGTCCGGATTGCAAAGGATTGGGAACTATTAAAAAGATCAATACAGACTATTTTGTTGATAATCCAAAGTTGTCGATCAATCAGGGAGCTTTATTGCCTTTAGAAGATATTAAATCTAATAAATGGATTTTAGCACAGATCAAGAATATTCTTGAGATCTTCGGTTTGGGTTTAACGACTGCAATGAAGGATATTCCTGAAGAGGCGTTGGAATATATTTATCACGGCTGTCATAAAGAATTTAATAAAGACCTTAAATATGCAGGAATTACCAAGAAAATAAAAATCAATTTTGATGGGTTAATTCCTTTTATGGAAGAAATTATTGATGAGAAAGAATCTTATGAAGGTGTTTTGCTGGAAAGACATTTTACTACTGAAGAGACTTGTCCTGAATGTAACGGAACCCGTTTACAGCCTTCAAGTTTAAGTTTTAAAATTGATGGAAAAAATATTGCTGAGGTCAATGGTTTAAGTTTATCGGATTTGAAAGACTGGCTGCATGATATTAAAGACAAATTCTCAGAAAAAAATAAAATTATTGCGTACGAAATTTTAAAGGAAATTGAAACCAGACTTCAGTTCTTGCTGGATGTAGGATTAGATTATTTAAGTTTAAGCAGGAGTTCCAAAACGCTTTCTGGAGGTGAATCTCAAAGGATCCGCCTGGCAACACAAATTGGTTCGCAACTGGTTAATGTCTTGTATATTCTGGATGAACCAAGTATCGGTCTCCATCAGAGAGACAATGAAAGACTTATCAAATCATTAAAGAATCTTAGAGATATTGGTAATTCTGTTTTGGTTGTAGAGCATGACAAAGATATGATCCTTGAAGCTGATGAGGTATTGGATATCGGGCCAAGAGCTGGAAAATTTGGAGGTGAAATTCTTTGGCAGGGAAAACCGAAAGACCTGTTGAAGGCTGATACTATAACAGCTGATTATATCAATGGAAAAAGAAAAATTGAAATTCCAGAACAAAGGAGAGTAGGAAACGGAAAAAATATTTTATTAAAAGGGGCTACTGGAAATAACCTTAAAAATGTAACTCTTGATATTCCTTTAGGGAAATTAGTGGTTGTAACAGGAATTTCAGGAAGTGGAAAATCTTCCTTGATTAATGGTACCTTATATCCAATCCTTAACAAACATTTTTACAGAGCAGTTCAGGAGCCTTTACCATATAAAAAAATTGAGGGTCTGGAAAATATCGACAAAATAGTAGATGTAGACCAAGCTCCGATCGGAAGAACACCTCGATCAAATCCTGCAACCTATACGGGAATGTTCACTGATATCAGAAATCTTTTCGCTGAATTACCGGAAAGTAAAATTCGTGGTTATAAGCCAGGGAGATTTTCTTTTAATGTAAAAGGTGGAAGATGTGAAACCTGTCAAGGTGGTGGACTGAAGGTAATTGAGATGAACTTCTTACCGGATGTTTATGTTCATTGTGAAACCTGCAACGGAAAACGCTTCAACAGGGAAACCCTTGAAGTTCGTTATAAAGGAAAATCTATTTCTGATGTATTGGATATGACAATTGATGAAGCAGTAGATTTCTTCCAGCCAATTCCTAAAATTTTTAGCAGAGTTAAAACACTGCAAGATGTTGGTTTGGGCTATATCACAATGGGGCAACAGTCAACAACCCTTTCCGGAGGAGAGGCTCAGCGTATTAAACTTGCCACAGAACTGGCGAAGAGACAAACAGGAAATACACTTTACATTCTGGATGAACCTACAACGGGATTACATTTTGAAGACGTTAAAATATTAATGGATGCGATCAACCAACTGGTTGAGCTTGGAAATTCGTTTATTATTATTGAACATAATATGGATGTGATTAAACTGGCTGATCATATTATTGATGTTGGTCCGGAAGGAGGGAAACATGGTGGACAAATTGTTGCTCAGGGAACTCCCGAGGAAATTATCAAGTCTAAGAAAAGTTTGACAGGGAAGTTTTTGAAGAAAGAATTCTAA
- a CDS encoding type 1 glutamine amidotransferase domain-containing protein: MKQKVLIIVSNANSIGPNNRRTGTFLPEVAHPYAEFKKADYQIDFASLTGDSPYLDALNLADDPDNLAFLTGKGWEDMHNAVKLSTVDVNTYDAIFIPGGLAPMVDMPEAPELKRIIAETYERNAVVGAVCHGPVSLLNVKLSDGSYLINGKNIASFTTEEEDNYARAEVPFDLQTALTEQGAIFHAAEPWSANSIADGNIVTGQNPASAKGVGEKIVAILESKKK, from the coding sequence ATGAAACAAAAAGTATTAATCATTGTATCCAATGCAAACTCAATCGGACCTAACAATAGAAGAACAGGTACATTCCTACCTGAAGTAGCCCATCCTTATGCAGAATTTAAAAAAGCAGATTATCAAATTGATTTTGCGAGCTTAACAGGAGACTCTCCTTATCTTGATGCTTTAAATTTAGCGGATGATCCTGATAATTTAGCCTTCCTAACGGGTAAAGGCTGGGAAGATATGCATAATGCGGTAAAATTATCAACCGTAGATGTAAATACCTATGATGCAATTTTTATTCCTGGAGGTCTTGCTCCTATGGTAGATATGCCCGAAGCTCCAGAACTTAAAAGAATTATTGCCGAAACTTACGAGCGTAACGCAGTAGTTGGAGCAGTATGTCATGGTCCGGTATCTTTACTGAATGTAAAATTAAGCGATGGATCTTATCTGATCAATGGTAAAAATATTGCTTCTTTCACAACAGAAGAAGAGGATAATTATGCAAGAGCTGAGGTTCCTTTTGATCTGCAAACTGCATTAACTGAACAGGGCGCAATTTTTCACGCTGCAGAACCCTGGTCTGCGAATAGCATTGCTGATGGAAATATTGTAACCGGACAGAACCCAGCTTCTGCAAAAGGTGTTGGTGAAAAAATAGTTGCAATTTTAGAATCAAAAAAGAAATAA
- a CDS encoding DUF4286 family protein, with the protein MSVLSITFHCTKNNLEEWENYMDETLVLMTENLMDVSKYILSEVDSDYIEDGKNYNLLLIFDNDELRTDFIESELLNISERIEKQFGQEVMIFNTFLNPKKTRL; encoded by the coding sequence ATGAGCGTATTAAGTATAACTTTCCACTGCACGAAAAACAATCTGGAAGAATGGGAAAATTATATGGACGAGACATTGGTTTTAATGACTGAAAATCTGATGGATGTCAGCAAATATATTCTTTCCGAAGTAGACAGTGATTATATTGAGGATGGAAAAAACTACAACCTTCTTTTAATATTTGACAATGATGAATTGCGAACAGATTTTATTGAGAGTGAGCTCTTAAACATCTCTGAGAGAATAGAGAAACAATTTGGACAGGAAGTTATGATCTTCAACACTTTTTTAAATCCAAAGAAAACCAGACTTTAA
- a CDS encoding bacteriocin-like protein produces the protein MKNLKKLNKQELKSVYGGEPKKYCVYCERLNKTVCSEVPIAQCP, from the coding sequence ATGAAAAATTTAAAGAAACTTAACAAGCAAGAATTAAAATCAGTGTATGGAGGAGAGCCTAAAAAATACTGTGTATACTGTGAAAGATTAAATAAGACAGTTTGTAGCGAAGTTCCAATCGCTCAGTGTCCTTAA
- a CDS encoding TSCPD domain-containing protein, whose amino-acid sequence MKNKIQIFIASLFVLGFVSMNTFKAQTNNTNVIQEIQLNKNDTFSDIRNELLDNFDFTNYEYKQGVVNSEVKFDITENGKIVNVHSTGDCKNVSKEIENVLTNLKINRKNFNENMMAYTYVMPVTVEIDNR is encoded by the coding sequence ATGAAAAATAAAATTCAAATATTTATAGCTTCACTTTTCGTTTTGGGATTTGTTTCAATGAATACTTTTAAAGCACAGACTAACAATACTAATGTAATTCAGGAGATTCAATTGAATAAGAATGATACGTTCAGTGACATAAGAAATGAATTATTAGATAACTTCGATTTTACGAATTACGAATATAAACAAGGAGTTGTAAATTCAGAGGTAAAATTCGATATTACAGAAAATGGAAAGATCGTGAACGTTCACTCTACAGGTGATTGCAAAAATGTAAGTAAAGAAATTGAAAATGTTTTAACTAACCTTAAAATAAATCGCAAAAATTTTAATGAAAATATGATGGCTTATACCTATGTGATGCCAGTAACGGTTGAGATAGATAATAGGTAA